The genomic interval GATCGATGCCGTAGGCCTTCTTCAGGCCGGGCCATCCGTCATCGCGGCCGAAGAATTCCGAAGCCCCGCAGAAAGCGGCGCTGGCTGGATCGGACTTGGTCAGCTTCGCGTAGTCCGAGAGGGTGGAGACCCCAAGCTTTTTGGCGGTTTCGGTTTTGGCGGCAACAGCGTAGGTGTTATTGGCAGGAGCGGGCGTCAACCAGGCGACACCGTTCTTCTTGTCTGCTTCGCTCAGCCTTTGGTACATCGTGTCGGGATCAGTGATGGTCTCTTTTTGTTGCAGGTGGGTCAGCCAGCCAGAGCCGGTGTATTCCCAGTACATGTCGACCGCGCCGCTGGTGAGGGCCGCCCGGACCGCGCTGGAACCGCTCATGCCGCAGGTCCGCTCGACGCTGGCGCCTTGGGATTCCAAGCGCTGTGCAGCGACCTCGCACAACAGGAGCTGTTCGGTGAAGTTCTTGGAGGCGACGTTGATGGCGGCATCTTTCAGCGGGCCGTCTTTGGCCGCACCGGGAGCCTGGCCGGGACCGTTGCCACCTAAGGCGCAGCCGCTGGTCAGCACAACGCTGAACAAACCGACGGCAATCACACTTTTACGCATTTGCATCTCTTTCACTAGGGTTTTGCAGGTTAGATTCCCCGCGGACGCAGCAGGCGTTCGGCGATGCCGGCCAGCCAGTCAACGGTCAGGGCAAGGCAGATCGTCAGCACGCTGCCAACGATCAGGACCGGCATGCGGTTAAGGGCGATTCCGGAGGAGATGATCGATCCCAGGCCTCCGGCATTGGTGAAGGCCGCCAGGGTGGCCACTCCGACGTTGAGAATAAGAGCCACCCTGATCCCGGCCAGCATGACGGGCACCGCGAGAGGAAGCTCAATCGTGAAGAGGACTTCCCGCGCGCTCATGCCCATGCCGCGGCCGGCGTCGATCAACGCACGGTCGACCTGCCGGATGCCCACCATGGTGTTGCGTAGCACGGGCAGCAGGGCATAGGCCACGAGGGCGATCACCGCCATCCAGAAGCCAACACCGAAAATCATCGCGAGCAGAACAAGGACGCCGATGGACGGGACGGCCTGTCCGGCGTTGGCTGCCGCCAACACCACCGCACCCACTCCTTTGGTGCGGGACCTGGTGAGCAGGACCCCTAGCGGCACGCCGATGGCTATCGTGAGCACTGTCGAAACGACGACCAGCTGGACGTGCTGCCACAGTGACGTGAAGATGACCTCCGGCGCCAGGCTCCGCGTCTCACTCGAATCAAGGGGGACGGATCCCACATAGACGGTGGTGCCGGCAACGAGCAGCAGCACGATCGCCGGAACAACCCACACGGTGGAGCGTCTGGTTCCGGGGACGGTGACCCGCTCCATGATTGTCGAACTCATGACGGCACCGGAGTCCGCTGGGCAGCCGCGGTGAGCAGCCCCTGGATGTCGATGATCCGGGACGCCCCGCCGGAGAGCTTGACGTTGACGCCTTCGGCGCCTGCGGCCAGGACCTTCTCGAGCGCGCGGTGGACGCTTTCCCCCGGGTCGACTTCAACGGTGGCAAGAACACTGCTGGCTTCCATAGTTGACGTGCCAATCACGTCCCCCACCTTCAACAGGGTAAGGCGCCGGACGGACGCTCCGGCCCCCACGAAGTCGCGGACGAAATCATCAGCCGGGTTGCTGAGGATCTGCAGCGGGGTGTCGAACTGCGCCAGCCGGGATCCGGGCCCGAAGATGGCGATCCGGTCCCCCAGGCGCAGGGCCTCGTCAATATCGTGCGTGACCAGGACGATGGTCTTGCGGATCCGTTCCTGCAGACGAAGGAACTCCATCTGAAGCTTTTCCCTGGCGATGGGGTCCACCGCGCCGAACGGTTCATCCATCAGCATGACGGGTGGATCAGCCGCCAGCGCCCGGGCTACCCCGACGCGCTGCTGCTGGCCGCCGGAGAGCTGCCTCGGGTACCGGTTCGCGTACGTGGCGGGCTCCAGGCCAACCAGGTCCAAGAGTTCTTCAGCACGTTCACGCCGCTTGTTCTTGGCAACACCGAGCATCTTGGGAACCAGCGCCACATTCTCTGCGATGGTCAGGTGCGGGAGCAGGCCGATTTGCTGGATGACGTAGCCGATGCCGCGCCGTAACTGGTCCACGTCAACATGGGTGACATCCTTACCGTCGATCCAGATGCGCCCTTCGGTCGGTTCAACCAGCCGGTTGATCATGCGCAGGGTGGTGGTCTTCCCGCATCCTGACGGGCCGACCAGGACGACGAATTCGCCGCGTTTGATTTCCATCGACAGGCCGGCAACGGCGTCTTTGCCCTGGTCCGGGTAGCGCTTGGAGACGCCCTCCAGATAGATCATGGTGTCAGGACTGCTTCCTGGGTTTTCAGACATTTAATCCTCGCACAGTGGTGATTTTTGCTATCAAGATGAATAGGAGATCCAGGACCAGCGCAACAAGCACAACCCCGATCACACCGGACAGTGCTTCGTACAGGGCATTTGCCCCACCGATCCGGGCGAGACCGCGGAAGATCAGCTCCCCCAGGCCCGGACCGCGGACTACGGCGCCGATGGCTGCCGTAGCCACCAGCATGATGGTGGCGGTCCGGATGCCGTTGAGGATCACCGGCCAGGCCAGCGGAAGAACAACGGTTCGGAGCCGCTGGCCCGGGCCCATGCCCAGCCCGCGCGCCGCATCGATGACAGCCGGGTCTACTCCTTCAATGCCGGTCACCGTGTTGCGGAGGATGGGGAAGATGCCGTAGATGGCCAGTGCCGCGACCGTCGGGGCGACCCCCAGACCCAGCAAGGGAATCATCAAGGCAAACAAGGCGAATGAGGGGATGGTCAGCAGGGTACCGGTTACGGACAACAAGGTCTGCCGCAACCGGGGCATGGACTCCGTGAGAAAAGCCAACCCGATGCCCAGGACCGCGGAAACGGCGACGCTGATCAGAACCAGTTCGGCGTGCTGCTCCGCGAGAAGCAGCAGCCGGGTAGCGTTATTCGTCAGATATTCCAGAAACACGGCGTCCTCTGATCCAGCGTGAGGAGACGGTCCGACCGCTCTTGTGAAGAGGGTCTTCCGTCAGGCCGGCAAACCACGTCGTAGGTCCGGGAACCGACGACGGAAAAAGGCATAGCAAGACAGTGCATGGTTAACTCCTGCTCGTTCTTGACTTGTGGAGGGAGGGTTACGGAAGGGCAGGCCCGTACGGCGGAACCCGGCGGCCGCTAGGCCGACGAGTGCGTGACCGGAGAGAGCGCCTGCTGAAGAGTGCGGACCGCCGCGAGCAGGTGGCCCGAGAAGACCCCTATATGGGGTTCAATGCGAAGGGCCGGGCCCGAGATGTTCACTGCGGCTGTAATCCGCCCTGAATAATCACGCACGGGTGTGCCGATGCCCACAATTTCAGGGTCAAAAATCCGGTTCGCCACCGTGTAGCCCTTCCGCCGGGCCTCGTGGACGTGCGCCAGGAACTCCCGCGCTTCACGCAGTCCCACGCCGTCTTGGCCGCTTCGGACGATGTCGAGGATATGATCATCCCCGTGGTCCAACAGCAGCGCCATCCCGCTGGAACTTCGGTTCACAGGGACGGTACGCCCGACCCACCCTGGTGCCTCGATTGACCGTCGCGAACTTTCTGAATGTACTGTCAGGACCTCGCCGTCGCTGAGTACTGTCAGATAAGTGCGTTCGCGGACCACCTCGGTCAACCGGAACATCAGCGGCCCCGCAACCTTCGTCAGGCGCTGGTCACCGGCCCGGAGGGCCAATGCAAACAGCCGCCAGCTCAGCTCATAGCGGCCGGCGGGATCCCGGGCCACCAGCCCGGTTTCCAGCAGGCTCTTGAGCTGACGCGACACGACCGACTTTTCGCGGCCCAATACCCGCGAAACATCCGACACGGTCATCCCGTCAGGGAACTGAGCCGCGTCGGCAGAACTGAGCACGTCGAGGACTGCCATGACCCTCGCCGCTCCGCTCTGCTTCTGATCCATGTCCATTCCCGGATACTAGGTGTCGGATGTGATCCATGCAACATCGAGTTGCAAAAACCGCATCCTATAGGTGGTCGGTCAGGCAGAGACGCTGCGTACCGGGGACGAGCTCGCGGCGAAAGCCTGCCCGAAGAACTCATCCAGGCGGTCGCACAACAGCACGAACTCCGGGTGATCGACGTACATGAAGTCGTTGTGCCGCCCGTCGACGCTGTAGAGCGTTTTCGGCGATGAGGCGGCTTCGTACAGTGCCAGAGCCTCATCAATGGGGTGCAGGGAGTTGCGGGTGCCGTGTCCGATGAACAGTGGAGTCGGTGCAATGTCTGCGACGACCTTTTCCACGTTCATGTCCAGGATCGACTCGGTGAACTGGAGCCGGGTGGGGTGGCCGAAACCGTAGACTTGCGAGAGTTCCTTCTGCACGTAGTCGTCGGTGGCGGGGTCCAGCGGATAGTGCTCGAAGGTGTCTGCCATCCTTGACTCTCCCTCGAGAACGCGGCGCGTGCGGTCTTCCTGAACGTCCTGGAGGATCTTCGTCCACTCGTGGTAGGAGTGAATGGACTTCAGCCAGCGCTCCCCTTTGTAGAAGCCATTCAGGGCAGCGACGGCCGCGACATTACGGCCCTTTTCGGCGGCGAGAATCACGTTGGCGGCGCCCATGCCCCAACCGATGAGGCCAATCTGACGGTCATCCACATCCTGCTGAGTCTGCAGGAACGTGACGGCGTTGCGGATATCCTCCACCTGTTCCTCGATGAGGACCGTACCCTTCGGACCCTCACTGTCTGCCATACCGCGATAGTCGAATCCGAGACAGATATAGCCCTGCTGCGTCATCAGACGGGCGAACATCTTGGGGTAGAACTCATTAAAGCCCTGGTACCCCGAATTGACGATCAGCGCCGGCCTCAGCGTGCCCTCCGAAAGGTCATCCGGGTAGTACAAGGTGGCCTGAAGACGGCTGCCTTCACTAAAGAATGTCGTCTGTTTCTCAATCATTTTTCCTCCATCGGGAAATGCGCTGCCTCTTCACAGCGGTCAGCATCCACTTGAACGTCCTCTGGTGACTGCGGCAAGCCATGTGGCCTGCGTCTCAATCATGCAACCTACTATCGAACGCAAGTGCATTAACCGCAATACCTACGTGCAAAAAATGCATCATCCTTTGGAGTCGCTTCGGCGAGTTTGCCGGACACACCCAAGAATTCAAGGAGTAGGAGTTTTTGGCGGCCTGTTGGGCCAGCTCCGAGTCCTGCGCCACAAGCCGTTGCGCAGGGTTCGACGGTTGCCGTCCCTGACCGTCCAAGTGTCTTGGAACAGGCGGCAAAAACGCAGTCGTACTCACCGAGGTGGTCAAGGACCATTCGCACAGCACGATCACGCTGATCCTGGGGGTATCGCTTGCGCATAATCGCTATCCTTCAAAACGGGAGCGACATCAAACCCAGCAAATACGGGCCACTTCGCCGCCCCACTGAACGCTAACGTCGGATATTTCACTAATTCACAAGCCACCCCTGTAGGGCGCTGACCTGTTCGCCCTGCCTCAGTGCGAGACGAGCAGGGATGGTCGCGGAAGAAGGTATCTATCGAGTGTGCCAGGTATGCCGATATTTCTGGGCTAGAAGTAGTTGGCATTATCAGGCCTGTCATCACCGGCCTTTATGGTTAGGCCATGCAGCAACTTTTTGATTTCGCCTTTCGCGCGGCTGGACCATGCCGAGTCGAAGCGGCGGGAATTTGGTGAATCCTGGAAGCAATACATCTCGGGGTGTTGGTAACGGTGCTGCCACGAGCCGCAATCGCCGTATCCGCTTTTCGCGGCGCCAACGCCCGCTGGCATCCTCTCCGGTTTGGTCCATGCCCTTGTGGGAATCGCGTGCCGAGTCAAACAGGTGTCAGCTTGGGGTACACCCCAGCTAGGCGTCAGGCAGTCACTCAATCAGCGTCAGGATAGGGTCCCAAACGCGTTTCCTGCAGCCTTCTGATGGACAGTCCTGGATTCCAACCTGACACCTGGCTGCGGTCTATCCGGTTGCTACTGTCGCTCCCAGTTCGGCAAGAAAGTCGGAGAAGCCAGGATCGGTGGATGGCCTGAAGGACGACCGGTGGTCGACGTGGTTTCCTTCGTTGATGCACTCACTAAGGCCCCAGGGTTTGGACCTGATGCGTTCGAGCATGGGCCAGAATGTGCCGTCGTGCCAGGAAGCCGCGTCCGTCACCGCATTCTTGTGGCCGTAGTAGGCGGCCTGCCATGCCACCCACGCGGCCGTGAGCTCTTCAACGACGGCTGTATGGAGGTACCAGCACCCGAGGATCCGGGAACTGTCCGTTACGCCGTACCGCTCGTTGATCCAATTCACCCAGGCGCCCAGCGCCTCCATCAGTTTTGCGGCGTCGGGGCCGGTTAGCTCTTTCCAGTTCCAGGGCGCAGGTTTATTCTTGGGCGGGACAGCAAGAAGATCGTCCATCATCTCCACCAGGACCTGCATGCCCTCCTCGAGGGCACCTATCTGCCCGACATGCGCCAGGACGACATCTTCCAGCAAGGGGACCTCAACGTCGGCCCCTTCTTCAGGTGTGGCGCTCATGCCCTATCCCCGCTCGTGCCGACGGCCGCGGCTTCAACGTCTGTGGCCTCAGTGAGCTGGTCCTGCTGGTACTGGTCGGCTGCATTCGTTTCTTTGAGCGACTGGGCCGCTTTCTTGTCTTTGGTGATCTGGTCGGCGTCGGGACGCTTCCACCACGGGGTGAGCTGCACACGCGCCGGAGCCACGTTGCTGTAATGCATGAAGGCCTCCCCCACGGGCAGTTGCTGGATCTCATAGCCGCGGATCACCGGGCGTTCTTCCTCACTGGTGGTGCGGGAGGATCCATTCCTCCCCTGGGAGGTCGAAACCCGCTGGTGCCGGGTGGTTCCCGCAGCACGGGCGATCTTGTCGAGTTCATCGAGTTCTTCCAGGCCCGGCAGGAACAACCTGATCGAAGACGTTCCACGGATGGCAGTGGCGGCCTCAGCACCCCACCGCTGACGGTTCTGGGCAAAGGACTGGCTGAATCCGATGATGCGGATCCCGCGGCCACCGGAGTCCGAGAGCGCGCCGGCCATGTCCGGGATGGCGGCAACATTCGGAGCCTCGTCCAGGACCATCGTCAACACCGGCCACAGTCGGCCCCCCGGCGCGCCTTGAGAGATGCGCTGGGCCTTACGGAACATGAAGTCAGCGAACATCGCCACCAACGGGGCTACCGGCGAACGTTCCCCGTCGGTGAGCAGGTACAGGGTGTTCGGCTTTTCAAGGAACTTTTCCATGGTGAATCCTTCGCCTTTGCGCGGGCTGAGGATGTGCATGGCCCTGGGCGAGGACAACGGTTCGAGCAGGCCAGCCAGGGTTTCCTGGATGGAGTCCACGGTTTCCCCGGCTCGTGAGGAGATCAGCGCCTGCAGGCGGGAGGTGAACGCTGCGGGGGGCGTTGTGCCGGCGGAGGATATCGAGCGGCTCGGTGTTGGAGAAGTTGTTGGTCCACTTCACAATGTCATCGACGCTTTTCCCGCCCAACGCCGCGGCGTGCAGGAACCGGCCGAGCACGGCGGCTGCCTTGGAGTTGAAGAAGTCCCCGTTTTTTACGTCCCCCATGGGCTGGGCGCCGGCCCAGGCCTTGCCGCGGGCCAGGGCTTCGTCGGGGTCTTCGCACCCGTCGATGACGTTCCAACGGACTTTGTTGTCCCAGCCGGAAATATCCTGGAGGTCGAACACGGATACCTCGCCCTTGCGCTGCCGCGCGACGGCGGTGAGCATGGGCAGGTCATTTTTGGTGGAGGTGGCGATGACGGCACCTGGTGCGTCCAGGACGATGCCGACGGCGAGGAACAGGGTTTTGCCGGAGCGTTGCGGGGCGAACACCCACATGGAGTCCTCGTGCTGGACGTAGAGTGTCTGTCCGTCGAGCTTGCACAGGGCCACGATCATTTCGTCTTCGGTGGCGTCAGTGGGAAGTTCCAGGGACTGTTTGGCTTTGGTGAGGGCGGCTTTTTTGCCCATGCGCTTTTCGAGGTCTTTGTAGCGGGGCAGTCCGTCGTCCCTGTGTTTTTTGGTGCCTAAGAGTGCGCTGAGCATTCCTGCTCCGATGAGGGCCAGGACCGCCAGGACGATGAGGATCCATGTTGCTGCGCCGGGCCAGGCGAACTGGCCGGCCTTGATTTTGGCCAACAGGGCGGTGGAGTCCGTCCACGGCATCCCGGTGGGTGTGATCAGCTCGCCCAGGAAGGCGGAGACCCATCCGAGGACGGCCAGGACGCCGATGATGACGGCAAGGCCGATTTTCATCACTGAATCGGTGGACATGCGGCTTCCGGTGCTCATGCTGCGGCCTCCTGTGTGCTGGCGTCGATCTGGGTGATCGTGGCGGTGGATTTCATGGCTTTATCGGTGTCGGTGAGTTCGATTTCGAGGGCGCTGCGGATGTGGATGGCGATGAACGGGTCTTTGGTGCCGATCCGCATCATGCACGTTCCCTTGGTCAGGGTGGCGATGTCGGCTGCGGACCCGGACGGGAGGTTGAACATCCGTTCGCAGGCCCAGGCGTCATCGGATTTTTGCTGCTTGTACAGCAGGACCGTGCCGCATTCCTTGAGCATGGCGATCGCCGGGGAGTCTTCGGGAATGTCGGAGATGTGGTGGAACGCGAACATGGACGAGAGGGACAGGGCGCGGGAGAGCTTGGTGTTCCGCCGGGTGACCTTCGCGACCGAGCCCTGCACGGTGTGCCAGGCCTCTTCGATGACCAGGATCGTGGGGACCGGTTCGGCCTGGCGGTAGAGGGTGTTCGCCAGCCAGGTGTTGATGATGGTCATCACGATCGCCAGTGCCGGTCCGTCCTCCGGGAGCAGCGACACGTCGAAGACGGTCAGGCCGGCGTTAAGTGAAATTTCCGTGCTGGTGGGTCCGTCGATCAGGCCGGCCAGGTCATCTTCAATCATGCGTTCGAGTTCGAACGCGGGGTCCTGGCCCCACTGCCGCAGCTCGTCCCACTGCAGGCCGGCCTTCTCCGTGGTGGCGGGGTCCGGTGCGTAGAGGGCGTCCAGGACGTGCCTGATGTGGGCGATTTCGCCCGCGGCCGCAGCGACGCGCAGGGCCTGCTTGTGGGCCATGCGGACTGCCTTGCCTTCCTTGGGCAGCAGCGGACGGCCCAGGGCTTCCTCCACGACGGCGCGGACCAACATGGACTGGCCGGCGGGGGTGGAGAGTGCGGTGTCATCGTGGCTGTCTTCGTGGAGGCGGGCTGCGATGCGCGGGTCCAGGATGTTGATCCTTGCCCCTCCCCCGCCGACCATGAACTTCACCGGTTTGATGTCCAGGCTCCGGGCCAAAGAGGTGTATTCGCCGCCGTTCTGGTCCAGCTGGTACTTCTTATCGATCACTACGACGCGGCGGCCGAGGACCAGTTGCCTGAGCACCGCCCAGGTTTTGATGCCGGAGGACTTGCCCTGCCC from Pseudarthrobacter sp. SSS035 carries:
- a CDS encoding glycine betaine ABC transporter substrate-binding protein; this encodes MRKSVIAVGLFSVVLTSGCALGGNGPGQAPGAAKDGPLKDAAINVASKNFTEQLLLCEVAAQRLESQGASVERTCGMSGSSAVRAALTSGAVDMYWEYTGSGWLTHLQQKETITDPDTMYQRLSEADKKNGVAWLTPAPANNTYAVAAKTETAKKLGVSTLSDYAKLTKSDPASAAFCGASEFFGRDDGWPGLKKAYGIDLPQNKVAELAEGPIYNAIGTGNPCSFGEVFATDGRIASLGLTVLEDDKKFFPPYNLSLNVRTATLEKTPEVQTVMEPISKLLTTTELQKLNAEIDVDGKTPEEVASAWLTANKLN
- a CDS encoding ABC transporter permease; the encoded protein is MSSTIMERVTVPGTRRSTVWVVPAIVLLLVAGTTVYVGSVPLDSSETRSLAPEVIFTSLWQHVQLVVVSTVLTIAIGVPLGVLLTRSRTKGVGAVVLAAANAGQAVPSIGVLVLLAMIFGVGFWMAVIALVAYALLPVLRNTMVGIRQVDRALIDAGRGMGMSAREVLFTIELPLAVPVMLAGIRVALILNVGVATLAAFTNAGGLGSIISSGIALNRMPVLIVGSVLTICLALTVDWLAGIAERLLRPRGI
- a CDS encoding ABC transporter ATP-binding protein, which gives rise to MSENPGSSPDTMIYLEGVSKRYPDQGKDAVAGLSMEIKRGEFVVLVGPSGCGKTTTLRMINRLVEPTEGRIWIDGKDVTHVDVDQLRRGIGYVIQQIGLLPHLTIAENVALVPKMLGVAKNKRRERAEELLDLVGLEPATYANRYPRQLSGGQQQRVGVARALAADPPVMLMDEPFGAVDPIAREKLQMEFLRLQERIRKTIVLVTHDIDEALRLGDRIAIFGPGSRLAQFDTPLQILSNPADDFVRDFVGAGASVRRLTLLKVGDVIGTSTMEASSVLATVEVDPGESVHRALEKVLAAGAEGVNVKLSGGASRIIDIQGLLTAAAQRTPVPS
- a CDS encoding ABC transporter permease → MFLEYLTNNATRLLLLAEQHAELVLISVAVSAVLGIGLAFLTESMPRLRQTLLSVTGTLLTIPSFALFALMIPLLGLGVAPTVAALAIYGIFPILRNTVTGIEGVDPAVIDAARGLGMGPGQRLRTVVLPLAWPVILNGIRTATIMLVATAAIGAVVRGPGLGELIFRGLARIGGANALYEALSGVIGVVLVALVLDLLFILIAKITTVRGLNV
- a CDS encoding IclR family transcriptional regulator → MDMDQKQSGAARVMAVLDVLSSADAAQFPDGMTVSDVSRVLGREKSVVSRQLKSLLETGLVARDPAGRYELSWRLFALALRAGDQRLTKVAGPLMFRLTEVVRERTYLTVLSDGEVLTVHSESSRRSIEAPGWVGRTVPVNRSSSGMALLLDHGDDHILDIVRSGQDGVGLREAREFLAHVHEARRKGYTVANRIFDPEIVGIGTPVRDYSGRITAAVNISGPALRIEPHIGVFSGHLLAAVRTLQQALSPVTHSSA
- a CDS encoding alpha/beta hydrolase, whose amino-acid sequence is MIEKQTTFFSEGSRLQATLYYPDDLSEGTLRPALIVNSGYQGFNEFYPKMFARLMTQQGYICLGFDYRGMADSEGPKGTVLIEEQVEDIRNAVTFLQTQQDVDDRQIGLIGWGMGAANVILAAEKGRNVAAVAALNGFYKGERWLKSIHSYHEWTKILQDVQEDRTRRVLEGESRMADTFEHYPLDPATDDYVQKELSQVYGFGHPTRLQFTESILDMNVEKVVADIAPTPLFIGHGTRNSLHPIDEALALYEAASSPKTLYSVDGRHNDFMYVDHPEFVLLCDRLDEFFGQAFAASSSPVRSVSA
- a CDS encoding type IV secretory system conjugative DNA transfer family protein, yielding MDSIQETLAGLLEPLSSPRAMHILSPRKGEGFTMEKFLEKPNTLYLLTDGERSPVAPLVAMFADFMFRKAQRISQGAPGGRLWPVLTMVLDEAPNVAAIPDMAGALSDSGGRGIRIIGFSQSFAQNRQRWGAEAATAIRGTSSIRLFLPGLEELDELDKIARAAGTTRHQRVSTSQGRNGSSRTTSEEERPVIRGYEIQQLPVGEAFMHYSNVAPARVQLTPWWKRPDADQITKDKKAAQSLKETNAADQYQQDQLTEATDVEAAAVGTSGDRA
- a CDS encoding type IV secretory system conjugative DNA transfer family protein gives rise to the protein MSTGSRMSTDSVMKIGLAVIIGVLAVLGWVSAFLGELITPTGMPWTDSTALLAKIKAGQFAWPGAATWILIVLAVLALIGAGMLSALLGTKKHRDDGLPRYKDLEKRMGKKAALTKAKQSLELPTDATEDEMIVALCKLDGQTLYVQHEDSMWVFAPQRSGKTLFLAVGIVLDAPGAVIATSTKNDLPMLTAVARQRKGEVSVFDLQDISGWDNKVRWNVIDGCEDPDEALARGKAWAGAQPMGDVKNGDFFNSKAAAVLGRFLHAAALGGKSVDDIVKWTNNFSNTEPLDILRRHNAPRSVHLPPAGADLLTSRGNRGLHPGNPGWPARTVVLAQGHAHPQPAQRRRIHHGKVP
- a CDS encoding ATP-binding protein, which translates into the protein MNTQKLISGLRMPWALTSKSHRTQQSSGPGQRLTGEHPAAVATDDAVATKRRSNSKKRADEKKAGIRQRAEAQARSSVQWHCERGSTQASKLGFYDPAAPGVLSSTRQMEFSHMAIASPPTSHRGLAFGIDAGSGWMIVHDPFTSYGNELESPNVCFIGDLGQGKSSGIKTWAVLRQLVLGRRVVVIDKKYQLDQNGGEYTSLARSLDIKPVKFMVGGGGARINILDPRIAARLHEDSHDDTALSTPAGQSMLVRAVVEEALGRPLLPKEGKAVRMAHKQALRVAAAAGEIAHIRHVLDALYAPDPATTEKAGLQWDELRQWGQDPAFELERMIEDDLAGLIDGPTSTEISLNAGLTVFDVSLLPEDGPALAIVMTIINTWLANTLYRQAEPVPTILVIEEAWHTVQGSVAKVTRRNTKLSRALSLSSMFAFHHISDIPEDSPAIAMLKECGTVLLYKQQKSDDAWACERMFNLPSGSAADIATLTKGTCMMRIGTKDPFIAIHIRSALEIELTDTDKAMKSTATITQIDASTQEAAA